Proteins encoded together in one Nostoc sp. PCC 7524 window:
- a CDS encoding cobalamin-binding protein produces the protein MKNDNVRIISLIPSGTEILASLGLTDAIVGRSHECDYPPEIQNRPICTQPRLDSNAPSTEIHNEINNLLQSALSIYQIKTDVVERLQPTHILTQDQCDVCAVSFQEVEKAVAELTHSSPQIVSLQPNLLEDVWNDIERVADIFGVDAVKVIENLEARVKICQQKIQGLSLAELPTVACIEWTDPLIVAANWIPELVNLAGGQSLFCVTGQPSPHLRWETLLVSNPDIIVFMPCGFDLNRTRQEAKLLTQNLDWQNLHAFKTGRVYITDGNAYFNRPGPRLVDSLEILAEILHPEIFDYGYRDTAWERL, from the coding sequence ATGAAAAATGATAATGTCAGAATTATTTCTTTGATTCCCAGTGGAACTGAGATTTTAGCCAGCTTGGGGTTAACGGATGCGATTGTCGGGCGATCGCATGAATGTGACTACCCGCCAGAAATCCAAAATCGCCCTATTTGTACGCAGCCACGCTTAGACAGCAATGCTCCCAGCACTGAGATCCACAATGAGATCAATAATTTACTGCAATCTGCTCTCAGCATCTATCAAATTAAGACAGATGTGGTTGAGAGGTTACAACCTACCCATATTTTGACGCAAGACCAGTGTGATGTTTGCGCTGTGAGCTTCCAAGAAGTGGAAAAAGCCGTTGCCGAACTCACCCATAGCTCACCTCAGATTGTGTCTTTACAACCTAATCTGCTAGAGGATGTTTGGAATGACATTGAACGAGTCGCTGATATATTTGGTGTAGATGCTGTCAAAGTCATAGAAAACTTAGAAGCCCGTGTCAAAATTTGCCAGCAAAAAATCCAAGGGCTTTCATTAGCAGAATTACCTACTGTCGCCTGCATTGAGTGGACAGACCCTTTGATAGTAGCAGCAAATTGGATTCCTGAATTAGTCAACTTAGCTGGTGGACAATCACTCTTTTGTGTAACAGGTCAGCCTTCCCCTCATTTGCGATGGGAAACACTGTTAGTCAGTAATCCAGATATCATAGTATTTATGCCTTGCGGTTTTGACTTAAATCGCACTCGTCAAGAAGCCAAATTATTGACACAAAATCTAGATTGGCAAAATCTTCATGCCTTTAAAACTGGTAGAGTCTACATTACTGATGGTAATGCCTACTTTAATCGTCCAGGCCCCAGACTGGTAGATTCTCTGGAAATTTTGGCAGAAATTTTACATCCAGAAATTTTTGACTATGGCTATAGAGATACGGCTTGGGAACGATTGTAA
- a CDS encoding protealysin inhibitor emfourin, whose amino-acid sequence MQIFWERTGGFAGIRKSLSIDTDNLPAKAAEELSQLVTAADFFHLPEQINSPDPQCDRFQYRLTVKENGKQHTVTISEAALSNTLSILIAWLNQAANSR is encoded by the coding sequence ATGCAGATATTCTGGGAACGCACGGGTGGTTTTGCTGGCATCAGGAAGTCACTCAGCATTGACACCGATAATCTACCAGCCAAAGCGGCAGAGGAACTTTCTCAACTGGTAACAGCCGCCGATTTTTTTCACCTACCTGAACAGATTAATTCTCCTGATCCTCAGTGCGATCGCTTTCAGTATCGGTTAACTGTAAAAGAAAATGGTAAACAGCATACAGTAACTATAAGTGAAGCCGCATTATCTAACACTTTAAGTATTCTCATCGCATGGCTCAATCAAGCAGCAAATTCTAGATAA
- a CDS encoding M4 family metallopeptidase: MARKNRKPSSFKCDHSLNTRCPICCIIPPHILENVASNGTSQQRHWAFQTLNLSAQLRGRRDIVGNISFAPSPGEKRRSIYDAKNMQILPGTLVRNEGDPPSTDEAVNEAYDAAGYTYDLFYEIFERNSIDNQGRRLDSTVHYGVKYENAFWNGDQMVYGDGDGELFSRFTKCIDVIAHELTHGVTQYEAALFYYGESGALNESFSDVFGSLVKQRVKNQTAEEADWIIGEGLLMPTVKGIGIRSMKEPGTAYDDPVLGKDPQPGHVKDQYVGWADNGGVHINSGIPNRAFYLAAMEIGGYAWEKAGKIWYIALCDRLRAKANFKKAAEVTVQIASELYGDGSKEHQAVHHAWQQVGVLEVGSGE, from the coding sequence ATGGCTAGAAAAAACAGAAAACCATCTAGTTTTAAGTGTGATCATTCACTAAATACTAGATGTCCTATATGTTGTATTATTCCGCCACATATACTAGAAAATGTTGCGAGTAATGGTACATCTCAACAGCGTCATTGGGCTTTTCAGACATTAAATCTTTCAGCACAATTACGCGGACGCAGAGACATCGTTGGCAATATCTCTTTTGCACCTTCACCTGGAGAAAAGCGCCGCTCCATTTACGATGCTAAAAATATGCAGATACTACCAGGAACTTTAGTGCGGAATGAAGGTGATCCCCCTAGCACCGATGAAGCTGTAAATGAAGCCTATGACGCGGCTGGTTATACCTATGATTTGTTTTACGAAATCTTTGAGCGTAATTCCATTGACAATCAGGGAAGACGTTTAGATTCCACAGTTCATTACGGAGTTAAATACGAAAATGCCTTTTGGAATGGCGATCAGATGGTTTATGGTGATGGTGATGGCGAACTATTTTCACGTTTTACTAAGTGTATTGATGTCATTGCCCATGAGCTAACTCACGGCGTAACCCAGTATGAGGCTGCTTTATTCTACTATGGCGAATCAGGAGCTTTAAACGAATCGTTTTCTGATGTGTTTGGTTCCTTAGTTAAACAAAGGGTAAAAAACCAGACAGCTGAAGAAGCAGACTGGATAATTGGTGAGGGTCTATTAATGCCAACTGTCAAAGGTATTGGCATTCGCTCTATGAAGGAGCCAGGAACCGCATACGATGACCCCGTTTTAGGTAAAGATCCTCAACCGGGACACGTTAAAGACCAATATGTTGGCTGGGCAGATAATGGTGGTGTACATATCAACTCAGGTATTCCTAATCGCGCTTTTTATCTAGCAGCTATGGAAATCGGGGGCTATGCCTGGGAAAAAGCAGGTAAAATCTGGTACATAGCTTTATGCGATCGCCTCCGTGCTAAGGCGAATTTTAAAAAAGCTGCTGAGGTGACTGTGCAAATAGCTAGCGAACTTTACGGGGATGGCAGTAAAGAACATCAAGCAGTACATCATGCTTGGCAACAGGTAGGAGTTCTGGAAGTAGGGAGTGGGGAGTAG
- a CDS encoding hemolysin family protein yields MLQLITTVIVVILGSALCSSVETALFSVSTLRVRQLAQSNNPSASALLAIRENMNRPIATIVILNNTFNIIGSIVTGGVATQSLGSQWLGVFSAVLTFLIIIFGEIIPKTIGERYCEQLAMLAALPVTALSIAFTPLVWLLENVTAPFSRGKKRPTTNEAEIKLLANIGQQEGIIESDEAEMIQRVFRLNDVTAADLMTPRIMLTHIRGNLTIAEAKPDIIASQHTRIIVIDESIDQVMGFALKQELLTAMVEGQKHQKISTLTRKVRFVPELIQADTLLKNFIEAREHLAVVVNEYGSVAGVVTLEDVLEVITGEIVDETDRSVDLQEIARKKREKMLQSISIK; encoded by the coding sequence ATGCTACAGCTTATAACTACCGTAATTGTTGTCATTCTGGGTTCAGCGTTGTGTTCTAGTGTAGAAACGGCGCTGTTTTCTGTTTCTACGCTGAGAGTTAGACAATTAGCACAATCAAATAACCCTTCAGCATCTGCACTTTTGGCGATTCGGGAAAATATGAATCGACCAATTGCGACTATTGTCATCCTCAACAACACTTTCAACATTATTGGCAGTATTGTCACAGGGGGCGTTGCTACTCAGTCGCTAGGATCTCAGTGGCTGGGCGTATTTTCCGCAGTATTAACCTTCCTGATCATTATATTTGGTGAAATTATTCCCAAAACTATCGGAGAGCGATATTGTGAACAACTCGCTATGCTGGCAGCTCTACCTGTAACAGCACTGTCAATTGCTTTTACACCCTTAGTGTGGCTTTTAGAAAACGTAACTGCACCGTTTTCTAGAGGTAAAAAAAGACCAACAACTAACGAGGCGGAAATTAAGTTATTGGCGAATATCGGTCAACAGGAAGGGATCATTGAAAGCGATGAAGCAGAAATGATTCAAAGGGTGTTTAGACTCAATGATGTCACAGCAGCCGATCTCATGACTCCCCGGATTATGCTGACACATATACGCGGCAATCTGACCATAGCGGAGGCGAAACCAGATATCATTGCTTCCCAACATACCCGGATTATTGTGATCGATGAGTCTATTGATCAAGTGATGGGATTTGCTTTAAAACAGGAACTGTTGACAGCAATGGTGGAAGGGCAAAAACACCAAAAAATCTCTACCCTGACTCGCAAGGTTCGCTTTGTTCCAGAGTTAATTCAGGCAGATACACTGTTGAAAAACTTTATAGAAGCCCGTGAACATTTGGCGGTAGTAGTAAATGAGTATGGAAGTGTTGCTGGTGTCGTCACTTTGGAAGATGTCCTGGAAGTAATCACTGGAGAAATTGTTGATGAAACTGATAGAAGCGTTGATTTGCAAGAGATAGCTCGCAAAAAGCGGGAGAAAATGTTGCAATCTATCAGTATTAAGTAG
- a CDS encoding serine/threonine protein kinase yields MELDVRNKGVIPLIHHPDFSALGYEVIRELGQNQEGGRITYLANVRHSSQQVVIKGFSLSHTGADWSGVTAYEREVEILQRLNHPRIPHYLNSFATPTGFYLVQEYKNAPSLASERNFQPEEIKQIAVSILEILVYLQQQVEPIIHRDIKPENILVDEKLNAYLVDFDLAQVQSEKMALSSLAVGTPGFMPPEEQRGDDLTPASDLYSLGATLICLLTATRSVDIGELIDPNYRFNFQQLLPHIHPRFGLWLRRMVEPKSQYRYANAATALVALQLIPVTGAANAMETFMASVRLRRQTAVLGLAMMGMLAVAGITLIMSQQGGAAQQLQESRDVGV; encoded by the coding sequence ATGGAGCTTGATGTCCGTAATAAAGGGGTAATTCCCTTAATTCACCATCCAGATTTTTCTGCTTTAGGTTATGAAGTGATCCGAGAACTGGGACAAAATCAGGAAGGTGGACGCATCACTTACCTTGCCAATGTCCGGCACTCTTCTCAACAGGTAGTCATTAAAGGGTTTAGTCTTTCCCATACAGGTGCGGATTGGTCGGGTGTAACAGCCTATGAACGGGAAGTGGAAATTCTGCAAAGACTCAATCATCCCCGGATTCCCCACTATCTCAATTCTTTTGCCACGCCTACAGGTTTTTATTTAGTGCAAGAGTATAAAAACGCTCCTTCTTTGGCTTCAGAACGCAACTTTCAACCAGAAGAAATTAAGCAGATAGCTGTGTCAATTTTAGAAATTTTGGTTTATTTGCAACAGCAAGTTGAGCCAATTATCCATCGGGATATTAAACCAGAGAATATTTTAGTGGATGAGAAATTGAATGCTTACCTAGTTGATTTTGATTTGGCTCAGGTACAGAGTGAGAAAATGGCTCTGAGCAGCTTGGCAGTAGGAACCCCAGGCTTTATGCCTCCAGAGGAACAACGCGGTGATGATCTCACCCCTGCTTCAGACTTATATAGTTTAGGCGCGACACTGATTTGCTTACTTACCGCTACCCGTTCTGTAGATATTGGCGAGTTAATTGATCCTAATTACCGTTTTAATTTTCAGCAATTGCTTCCCCACATTCACCCCCGTTTTGGGTTGTGGTTAAGGAGAATGGTAGAACCCAAATCTCAATATCGCTATGCTAATGCAGCTACTGCATTGGTGGCATTACAACTAATACCAGTAACTGGTGCTGCCAATGCGATGGAAACATTCATGGCATCTGTAAGATTAAGAAGACAAACAGCTGTCTTAGGTTTAGCAATGATGGGAATGTTGGCAGTAGCTGGAATAACTCTCATCATGTCACAACAGGGTGGTGCAGCCCAGCAGTTGCAAGAAAGTAGGGATGTAGGGGTGTAG
- a CDS encoding alpha/beta fold hydrolase, which translates to MTLTTQQLVTTTYFEKLIWTWRNHKIQYTVMGTGQPLVLVHGFGASIGHWRKNIPVLASAGYKVFAVDLLGFGGSDKAPIDYSTEVWVELLKDFWTDQIQQPAVFIGNSIGALLSLIVLAEHPEISAGGVLINSAGGLSHRPHELNPPLRIVMAAFNRVVRSPMTGKFVFNRIRQKSQIRRTLYQVYRDRSAVTDELVDLLYTPSCDPGAQQVFASILSAPPGPEPKELLPKIERPLLVIWGADDPWTPITGVKIYEKALENGKDIKIVPIPGAGHCPHDEVPDVVNAQIVDWLAQRLEVRG; encoded by the coding sequence ATGACTTTAACGACTCAGCAGCTAGTAACTACAACGTATTTTGAAAAACTGATTTGGACTTGGCGCAATCATAAAATTCAATATACGGTCATGGGGACTGGACAACCGTTGGTACTCGTGCATGGCTTTGGTGCTTCCATTGGACATTGGCGCAAAAATATCCCAGTCTTAGCAAGTGCTGGCTACAAAGTTTTTGCGGTGGATCTTTTGGGTTTTGGCGGTTCAGATAAAGCGCCCATTGATTACAGTACAGAAGTTTGGGTAGAACTATTAAAAGATTTTTGGACAGACCAGATTCAACAGCCTGCGGTATTTATCGGTAATTCCATCGGCGCACTCTTAAGCCTGATTGTCTTGGCAGAACATCCAGAGATTAGTGCTGGTGGTGTGTTAATTAACTCAGCTGGTGGTTTAAGTCATCGTCCCCATGAATTGAACCCACCTCTCAGAATTGTCATGGCGGCTTTTAATCGAGTCGTGCGATCGCCTATGACTGGTAAATTTGTGTTTAACCGTATCCGCCAAAAATCCCAAATTCGCCGCACACTTTACCAAGTTTACCGCGATCGCTCTGCCGTTACTGATGAGTTAGTTGATTTACTTTATACTCCCTCCTGTGATCCTGGAGCGCAACAGGTTTTTGCCTCCATCCTCTCAGCTCCTCCAGGGCCAGAACCAAAGGAACTATTACCCAAAATAGAACGTCCATTATTGGTAATTTGGGGTGCTGATGATCCTTGGACACCAATTACGGGGGTCAAGATTTACGAAAAGGCACTGGAGAATGGCAAAGATATTAAAATTGTTCCCATTCCTGGAGCCGGTCATTGCCCTCACGATGAAGTGCCAGATGTTGTCAATGCCCAGATTGTTGATTGGCTAGCACAGAGGTTAGAGGTTAGAGGCTAG
- a CDS encoding S-layer homology domain-containing protein — MKYQHPRSLTHLSKAFLAATSLAIFFPLVPADANPGVSSTVPQRQIIADESLNSEADNLPESIRLAVLQDISQRTGSEIANLQIIQAQQQIWSNGCLGISTGASCTQAQVPGWQVIVTNQRQVWVYRTDESGMLAKLDEGATQFVTSMIQSQETVSRRTTSRTAQQRTMTSQRSTQLTATNTAVKGKKTGFTLAVLQPTGNFSDVIARVSFKGKRHKGFLKERFLGDYKYKVKQRAKFVKGLKAGDRVVVRLYNPQNRFIGYSEFELLSAHTAVNLILSGDPTEYHVVRTVYGADVNQDGMIDAGSTSYDYFTKVSGERVTFLNSSQAIDTSQFQTESFSTVATNSVYPTSFTTGSFALVNQTVSVFSYNLAEALKVEPGRLVELNQISDDNSIYDLGQMMMSYREVGVANGIQVKFTDVSVNHWAKDFISELAALQIIQGFPDGNFRPDEQLTRAQFAAMLTQAFAKAKVRNPVSFRDVSTRYWAYNAIREAYATGFLGVAGNRFNPTQSLSRVEVLLALAQGLNYTFSGSTQTMLAVYKDASSIRSDVRNAIAALTQRGIIVNYPHVQTLNPDKVATRAEVTALIYKTLASTGEVADISSQYAIDSIQQRAEIDKFNQTDDDDDDDDDDDDDDDDDKKVRRRHCNQGIGNGAEGCDPGNSRPHGGSNDEGGRTPVRPR, encoded by the coding sequence ATGAAATATCAGCATCCTCGTTCCCTAACTCACCTTAGCAAAGCCTTTCTAGCCGCCACGTCATTAGCAATATTTTTTCCTCTAGTTCCTGCTGATGCAAATCCAGGTGTCTCTAGCACCGTTCCACAAAGACAGATCATCGCCGACGAATCTCTCAATAGTGAAGCTGATAACCTGCCAGAATCCATTCGATTAGCTGTACTTCAAGATATTTCCCAGCGTACAGGTTCAGAAATTGCAAATTTACAGATTATTCAGGCTCAACAGCAAATTTGGTCAAATGGTTGTTTGGGTATAAGCACTGGCGCAAGTTGTACTCAAGCGCAAGTTCCTGGTTGGCAAGTAATAGTTACTAATCAAAGACAGGTGTGGGTGTATCGCACTGATGAGTCTGGGATGTTAGCCAAACTTGATGAAGGTGCAACTCAGTTTGTCACCAGTATGATACAGAGTCAGGAAACTGTCTCGCGGCGAACTACTAGCCGCACTGCTCAACAACGAACTATGACATCTCAACGCAGTACGCAGCTAACTGCTACTAACACTGCTGTCAAAGGGAAAAAGACAGGTTTTACCTTAGCAGTTTTGCAACCGACTGGTAACTTTTCTGATGTAATTGCCCGTGTTTCTTTTAAAGGGAAACGTCACAAGGGTTTTTTAAAAGAAAGATTTTTGGGTGATTACAAGTATAAGGTGAAGCAGAGGGCGAAATTTGTCAAAGGATTAAAAGCAGGCGATCGCGTGGTTGTGCGTCTGTATAATCCTCAAAACCGCTTTATTGGCTATAGCGAATTTGAATTATTATCAGCACATACAGCCGTTAACCTAATTTTGTCTGGTGATCCAACAGAATATCACGTAGTTCGCACTGTGTATGGTGCTGATGTCAATCAAGATGGCATGATTGATGCAGGTAGCACTTCCTACGACTATTTCACCAAGGTTAGCGGCGAACGGGTGACATTTTTGAATAGTTCTCAAGCAATCGACACCAGTCAGTTCCAAACAGAAAGTTTCTCCACAGTTGCGACAAATAGCGTTTATCCTACCTCTTTTACTACAGGTAGTTTTGCTTTAGTAAATCAGACAGTCAGTGTTTTTAGTTACAACTTAGCAGAAGCTTTAAAGGTTGAACCCGGTCGATTGGTAGAACTCAATCAAATCAGTGATGATAATTCTATCTATGATCTCGGTCAGATGATGATGAGTTATCGGGAAGTAGGAGTAGCCAACGGTATCCAGGTGAAATTTACCGATGTCTCCGTCAATCACTGGGCTAAAGATTTTATCTCTGAATTAGCCGCATTGCAAATTATTCAAGGGTTTCCTGATGGCAATTTCCGCCCTGATGAACAGTTAACTCGCGCCCAGTTTGCGGCAATGCTAACTCAAGCCTTTGCGAAGGCGAAAGTGCGTAATCCTGTCAGTTTCAGAGATGTTTCTACCAGATACTGGGCTTACAATGCCATCCGTGAAGCTTATGCCACTGGCTTTTTAGGAGTTGCTGGTAATAGATTCAATCCCACCCAAAGTCTGTCTCGCGTGGAAGTTCTGCTAGCTTTGGCACAAGGACTTAACTACACTTTTAGCGGTTCGACACAGACGATGTTGGCAGTTTACAAAGATGCTAGCAGCATTCGTAGTGATGTTCGTAATGCGATCGCTGCCCTTACACAACGGGGTATTATCGTCAATTATCCCCATGTCCAAACCCTCAATCCTGATAAGGTAGCGACTAGGGCAGAAGTTACTGCTTTAATCTACAAAACTTTAGCTAGCACTGGTGAAGTAGCTGATATATCGTCTCAATACGCTATAGACAGCATACAACAGCGAGCTGAGATTGATAAATTCAATCAAACTGACGACGATGATGATGATGACGATGACGACGATGATGATGATGACGATGATAAAAAAGTCCGTCGTCGCCATTGTAACCAAGGTATTGGTAATGGTGCTGAAGGTTGTGATCCTGGTAATTCTCGTCCCCACGGTGGTAGTAACGATGAAGGTGGACGAACCCCAGTCCGCCCAAGATAG
- a CDS encoding mechanosensitive ion channel family protein produces MMDWILPLALILVGLLAGIIGEKVIFNRLQKFATNKHIPGSNIIFKSLRRMPFVWFMLAGFSGAVVSAPIKADIIILLQKLTTIAFLLSITLVLARLTAGFVSLYTQTAERGTASLISNLAKAAVLGLGGLILLQTLGIAITPIITTLGVGGLAVGLALQDTLANLFAGFYLILSKQVRTGDYVKLDDGNEGYVIDISWRNTTIRELSNNVVIVPNSKLGSTIFTNYHLPAKEITLTMNVGVSYNSDLEQVERITVEVAKEVMQEIAPELIANEPYIRFHTFGDFSIDFTLYMRVSEYFDQRIGRHLFIKKLHKRYQEVDISIPFPIQDVYIKENVNSDEA; encoded by the coding sequence ATGATGGACTGGATTTTACCTCTAGCATTAATCTTAGTTGGCTTGCTGGCAGGAATTATTGGTGAAAAAGTTATTTTCAACCGACTGCAAAAGTTTGCCACTAATAAACATATTCCCGGCAGCAATATCATATTTAAATCTCTGCGACGTATGCCTTTTGTTTGGTTTATGCTTGCGGGTTTTTCTGGTGCAGTTGTGAGCGCACCTATTAAAGCAGACATTATTATTTTATTGCAAAAGCTGACTACAATTGCTTTTCTTTTGTCCATCACTTTAGTTTTAGCCAGACTTACTGCTGGTTTTGTGAGTCTATATACTCAAACAGCAGAAAGAGGCACAGCTTCACTCATATCTAACCTTGCGAAAGCTGCTGTTTTAGGGTTAGGAGGTTTAATTCTTCTGCAAACTTTGGGTATTGCCATTACCCCGATTATCACAACTTTAGGGGTGGGTGGTTTAGCAGTTGGTTTAGCATTACAAGACACTTTAGCTAATTTATTTGCTGGTTTTTATCTAATTCTTTCTAAGCAGGTGAGAACAGGAGATTATGTTAAATTAGATGATGGCAATGAGGGATATGTAATAGATATTTCTTGGCGCAACACAACAATTCGAGAGCTATCTAATAATGTTGTCATCGTCCCTAATTCTAAGCTTGGCTCAACGATTTTTACTAATTATCATCTACCTGCAAAGGAAATCACTTTAACTATGAATGTAGGAGTGAGTTACAATAGCGATTTAGAACAAGTGGAAAGGATAACGGTAGAAGTTGCCAAGGAAGTCATGCAAGAAATTGCACCAGAATTAATTGCCAATGAACCATACATCAGATTTCATACTTTTGGTGATTTTAGTATAGATTTTACTTTATATATGCGTGTGAGTGAATATTTTGATCAACGTATTGGGAGACATTTATTTATTAAAAAACTGCACAAGCGTTATCAAGAAGTAGATATTTCTATTCCTTTCCCCATTCAAGATGTTTATATCAAAGAAAATGTTAATTCTGATGAGGCATGA
- a CDS encoding histone deacetylase family protein: protein MDLPIIYHPDYVAPLPEGHRFPMPKFQKLYELLLTEGVAHLEQFHTPTRPNSELIELVHTPDYVQGYCEGTLDPKAQRRIGLPWSPALANRTCVAVGGTILTAQLALSQGLACNTAGGTHHAFPCYGSGFCIFNDLAIASRVLQKQGLVQKILIVDLDVHQGDGTAFIFQDDDSVFTFSMHCEVNFPGTKQQSDLDVPLPVGMEDDAYLQTLASYLPDLLSEVKPDLVLYDAGVDPHIGDRLGKLALTDTGIFRREMQVLSTCISAGYPVACVIGGGYADDLKSLVWRHSLLHRAASEVYRQYML, encoded by the coding sequence ATGGATTTACCAATTATTTATCATCCCGATTACGTAGCACCATTGCCTGAAGGTCATCGCTTCCCGATGCCAAAGTTCCAAAAACTCTATGAGTTATTATTAACTGAAGGCGTAGCACATCTAGAACAATTTCATACCCCCACGAGGCCAAACTCAGAGTTAATTGAGTTAGTCCACACTCCAGACTATGTGCAAGGTTACTGTGAAGGTACATTAGATCCTAAAGCACAGCGTCGGATTGGTTTACCTTGGAGTCCAGCATTAGCAAATCGTACCTGTGTCGCCGTCGGTGGGACAATACTGACAGCACAATTGGCATTAAGTCAAGGTTTAGCTTGTAATACGGCTGGTGGAACCCATCACGCCTTTCCCTGTTATGGATCTGGTTTTTGTATTTTCAACGATTTAGCGATCGCTTCCCGTGTTCTCCAAAAACAGGGACTGGTGCAGAAAATCCTGATTGTTGATTTAGATGTCCATCAAGGAGACGGTACAGCGTTTATCTTCCAAGATGACGATAGTGTATTTACTTTCTCCATGCACTGTGAAGTCAACTTTCCTGGAACTAAGCAGCAAAGTGATTTAGATGTTCCCCTACCCGTAGGTATGGAAGACGACGCTTACCTACAAACCTTAGCGAGTTACTTACCAGATTTGTTATCTGAAGTCAAACCAGACTTAGTATTGTATGATGCTGGTGTTGATCCGCATATAGGCGATCGCTTAGGTAAATTAGCTTTAACTGATACTGGCATATTCCGTCGAGAAATGCAGGTGTTAAGTACCTGTATCAGTGCAGGCTACCCCGTCGCCTGCGTCATTGGTGGTGGATACGCTGATGATCTGAAATCTTTAGTTTGGCGGCATTCTCTCTTACATCGGGCTGCCAGTGAGGTTTACCGCCAATATATGTTGTGA
- the gshA gene encoding glutamate--cysteine ligase, with the protein MVLLKGFEIEMYTGTPQGEIVGLSDKIVAALDGFVREPDSRNVEYTTSPLQKYENLLCALLRPRRELRKYLEKLGNYTLIPGSTLSLGGSDRFFRSDPTNPYHDYIENTYNTKVVTASVHINIGIDNPDVLMRACRLIRLEAPLFLALSASSPFLDGKVTGYHSTRWGTFPQTPTYVPLFESHAHHIEWVEQQLVAGTMQNVRHLWVSVRPNGDRRPYDLNRLELRICDLVTDPIALLAITALLEARLLQIIANPEIDPLTQSVFTPEELIAITTNNELAAASASLDAQLQHWQDGRSIIARDWIAELYDEVWAIAKQQGFSCFLSPLQKILREGNEAQHWLQLHGVGFDSQRVIQQAITATHEREIELQNKLCSPLVA; encoded by the coding sequence GTGGTCTTATTAAAAGGCTTTGAAATTGAAATGTACACCGGCACGCCTCAAGGTGAAATCGTCGGTCTCTCGGATAAAATTGTTGCAGCATTGGACGGATTTGTGCGAGAACCAGATAGCCGCAATGTAGAATACACAACCAGTCCATTACAAAAATATGAAAATCTTTTGTGCGCCTTGCTTCGTCCCCGGCGCGAATTGCGGAAATACTTAGAAAAATTAGGAAACTACACCCTCATTCCCGGTAGTACCTTATCTCTAGGTGGGAGCGATCGCTTTTTTCGTTCTGATCCAACTAACCCCTATCACGACTATATAGAAAATACCTACAACACCAAAGTAGTTACCGCTAGTGTTCATATCAATATAGGTATTGATAATCCAGATGTATTAATGCGGGCTTGTCGGCTGATTCGTTTAGAAGCACCCCTATTTTTAGCTCTGAGTGCCTCGTCTCCCTTTTTAGATGGCAAAGTTACCGGTTATCACTCCACTCGTTGGGGTACATTCCCCCAAACGCCAACCTATGTACCACTGTTTGAAAGTCACGCTCATCATATCGAATGGGTAGAACAGCAGTTGGTGGCTGGTACAATGCAAAACGTCCGTCACTTGTGGGTATCAGTCAGGCCAAATGGCGATCGCCGTCCCTACGATCTCAATCGTCTAGAACTGAGAATTTGTGATTTAGTAACAGATCCCATCGCTTTACTAGCGATTACAGCCCTATTAGAAGCGCGCTTATTGCAAATCATCGCTAATCCTGAGATTGATCCTTTAACCCAAAGTGTCTTTACCCCAGAAGAACTGATCGCCATCACCACTAACAATGAACTAGCAGCCGCTAGTGCGAGTCTGGATGCTCAACTACAACATTGGCAAGATGGCCGCAGTATCATCGCTAGGGATTGGATTGCTGAACTATATGACGAAGTGTGGGCGATCGCAAAACAGCAAGGTTTTAGCTGTTTCCTCTCACCTTTACAAAAAATCTTGCGAGAAGGTAATGAAGCCCAACACTGGCTACAATTGCATGGGGTTGGTTTTGATTCCCAGCGAGTGATTCAGCAAGCAATTACTGCTACCCACGAACGTGAAATCGAACTACAAAACAAATTGTGTTCGCCTTTAGTAGCTTAG